The proteins below are encoded in one region of Bombus terrestris chromosome 7, iyBomTerr1.2, whole genome shotgun sequence:
- the LOC100646108 gene encoding probable DNA primase large subunit isoform X1 — translation MFYIKTPTGQISFHIIEKCVLDRLEYLQLLYEGKPHEFNGDFEYLLENSVYDKIGHFILRLLASVSQEICNYWVIRETLLFQTRLNYILPRQLYRLFKSILYQLGELKDKKGLINRTLIDICSFFSKPLVFKHIVSKNHTGDCDFHKTKVRHEAVPDLIKKRKLDLSAGYAIVYCSKWKKILKSLFYTYISNEVICMKSKAQYIINQDIRLNYLYYKIHSKILQENQISIKYGNITKKNIDIEIKNFPLCMQHLHTKLRTTHRLSHYARFYYSLFLKDGGMKLEDAINYWKEEYSKPHSCSSSCLHNWKSNERKFMYSIRHLYGLEGSRKNYKSPTCELICMNTSNPMYEGGCPFKNFDVNTLKDLLSSSLSSDCVTNLLKTTCSQTPQISCAKYFMMLNQNNNNNIVINSPLQYYFTMINQI, via the exons atgttttatattaaaactcCTACAGGGCAAATATCATTTCATATTATAGAAAAGTGCGTCCTTGATAGGTTAGAATACTTACAATTATTGTACGAGGGTAAACCTCATGAATTTAATGGTGATTTTgagtatttattagaaaattcagtATATGATAAAATTGGACATTTTATATTGCG aTTATTAGCATCTGTGTCACAGGAGATATGTAATTATTGGGTTATCAGAGAAACGTTATTATTCCAAACTAGGCTGAATTATATTTTACCAAGACAATTATATAGGCTATTTAAGagtattttatatcaattagGCGAGCTTAAAGATAAAAAAGGATTGATTAATAGAACATTAATCGATATATGTAGTTTCTTCTCAAAACCACTTGTCTTTAAACATATTGTATCAAAAAATCATACAGGGGATTGTGATTTTCATAAAACTAAag tgAGACATGAGGCAGTACCAgatttaataaagaaaagaaaactagACTTGAGTGCAGGATATGCTATTGTATACTGCTCCAAatggaaaaaaatattaaaatcattgtTTTACACTTACATAAGTAATGAAGTAATATGCATGAAATCAAAAGCACAATATATTATAAATCAGGATATTAGACTTAATTacttatattacaaaattcatTCTAAAATATTGCAAGAAAATCAAATATCTATCAAATATGGAAATATaactaaaaaaaatatagacatagaaataaaaaattttccacTTTGTATGCAACACCTGCACACAAAACTAAGAACGACACATAGACTTAGTCACTATGCTCGTTTTTATTAtagtttatttttaaaagatgGTGGAATGAAACTAGAGGATGCTATAAATTATTGGAAAGAAGAATATTCTAAACCTCATTCCTGTTCTTCTAGTTGTTTACATAATTGGAAATCAAATGAACGAAAATTTATGTACAGTATTCGTCACCTTTATGGATTAGAAGGATCTcggaaaaattataaatctcCTACTTGCGAGTTGATAtgt ATGAATACATCAAATCCCATGTATGAAGGAGGATGTCCATTTAAAAACTTTGatgtaaatactttaaaagatCTTTTATCTTCATCATTATCAAGTGATTGTGTAACAAATTTATTGAAAACTACATGTTCTCAAACTCCTCAGATTTCTTGTGCTAAATATTTTATGATGCTAAATcaaaataacaacaataatattgttattaatagccctttacaatattattttacaatgatTAATCAAATTTAG
- the LOC100645632 gene encoding magnesium-dependent phosphatase 1 isoform X2: MCKTNCKPKIIIFDLDYTLWPFWVDTHVIPPFKKKGNNVVDSRGQIIQYYKEVPDVLKHLYEEGYELGVASRTSEIQGAKQLLNLFDWDKYLKYKEIYPGCKVTHFSKIQKASGIDYKDMVFFDDEDRNIVDVGKLGVTCIFVKNAS; encoded by the exons atgtgtaaaacaaaCTGTAAAccgaaaataattatctttgaCTTAG ATTATACTTTATGGCCATTTTGGGTTGATACTCATGTTATTCCTCCTTTTAAAAA GAAAGGAAATAATGTAGTAGATTCTCGTGGTCAAATTATTCAATATTACAAAGAAGTACCTGatgttttaaaacatttatatgaAGAAGGATATGAACTTGGTGTTGCATCTCGTACATCAGAAATACAAGGTGCTAAACAATTATTAAATCTGTTTGATTGGGACaagtatttgaaatataaagaaatttatcCAGGATGTAAAGTAACTCATTTTTCTAA GATTCAAAAAGCATCAGGAATTGATTATAAAGATATGGTGTTTTTTGATGATGAAGATAGAAATATTGTTGATGTGGGTAAACTTGGTGTTACttgtatatttgttaaaaatg CATCATAA
- the LOC100645632 gene encoding magnesium-dependent phosphatase 1 isoform X1: MCKTNCKPKIIIFDLDYTLWPFWVDTHVIPPFKKKGNNVVDSRGQIIQYYKEVPDVLKHLYEEGYELGVASRTSEIQGAKQLLNLFDWDKYLKYKEIYPGCKVTHFSKIQKASGIDYKDMVFFDDEDRNIVDVGKLGVTCIFVKNGVNHALVESVLKKF, encoded by the exons atgtgtaaaacaaaCTGTAAAccgaaaataattatctttgaCTTAG ATTATACTTTATGGCCATTTTGGGTTGATACTCATGTTATTCCTCCTTTTAAAAA GAAAGGAAATAATGTAGTAGATTCTCGTGGTCAAATTATTCAATATTACAAAGAAGTACCTGatgttttaaaacatttatatgaAGAAGGATATGAACTTGGTGTTGCATCTCGTACATCAGAAATACAAGGTGCTAAACAATTATTAAATCTGTTTGATTGGGACaagtatttgaaatataaagaaatttatcCAGGATGTAAAGTAACTCATTTTTCTAA GATTCAAAAAGCATCAGGAATTGATTATAAAGATATGGTGTTTTTTGATGATGAAGATAGAAATATTGTTGATGTGGGTAAACTTGGTGTTACttgtatatttgttaaaaatggTGTGAATCATGCACTTGTAGAAAGTgttcttaaaaaattttaa